From Carya illinoinensis cultivar Pawnee chromosome 5, C.illinoinensisPawnee_v1, whole genome shotgun sequence, one genomic window encodes:
- the LOC122308834 gene encoding cyclin-D3-1-like, which translates to MAIQLQNEQQIEQQQVQGSSLSLDSLYCEEERWVEEGEVLQGESERETYGSQNNNFNKPSLLPLRLSEQDLFWEDEELLSLFSKEQKQAHLDYSIVETDSNTISVARREAVEWMLKVQVYYRFSIPTAILAINYLDRFLTSLHIQRDKPGMIQLVAVACLSLAAKVEETQVPLLLDLQVEGTKYVFEAKNIQRMELLVLATLQWKMQPVTPLSFIDHVIRRIRLKPHLHLEFLRRCERLLLSVVSGSRFVGYLPSVLATATMMHVIYQVEPCNHIEYENQLLGVLEISKEKVNNCYNLIAELSKADNCDYYNLHKRKYEQIPCSPNGVIDAAFSSDGSNDSWAVGSSVYSSPEPLFKKSRSANEQQLKFSPFSVDIVGSSP; encoded by the exons ATGGCGATTCAACTTCAGAATGAGCAGCAAATAGAACAACAACAGGTACAAGGCTCTTCATTATCACTGGACTCTCTATACTGTGAAGAAGAGAGATGGGTGGAAGAAGGGGAAGTTTTACAaggggagagtgagagagagacgtATGGCAGCCAAAACAATAATTTCAATAaaccttctcttcttccttTGCGCTTGTCGGAGCAAGATTTGTTCTGGGAAGATGAAGAGCTTCTTTCTCTGTTCTCCAAAGAACAGAAACAAGCTCATCTTGATTACAGCATTGTAGAAACAGACTCTAATACTATCTCTGTAGCTCGTCGTGAGGCTGTGGAATGGATGCTCAAAGTCCAAGTTTATTATAGGTTCTCAATACCCACAGCAATCCTAGCCATTAACTATCTCGATAGGTTCCTCACAAGCCTCCATATTCAGAGAGATAAGCCAGGGATGATCCAACTTGTGGCCGTGGCTTGTCTCTCTTTGGCTGCAAAAGTGGAAGAGACCCAAGTGCCACTTCTCTTGGACCTCCAG GTGGAGGGCACAAAGTACGTCTTTGAGGCTAAAAATATTCAGAGAATGGAGCTTCTGGTGCTCGCCACCCTTCAGTGGAAGATGCAACCGGTGACCCCACTCTCATTCATTGACCACGTCATAAGGAGGATTAGATTGAAGCCCCATCTCCACTTGGAGTTCCTCAGGCGTTGTGAGCGGCTCCTTCTCTCTGTGGTCTCTG GTTCAAGATTCGTCGGTTATCTTCCTTCTGTATTGGCCACCGCCACTATGATGCACGTTATCTACCAAGTTGAGCCTTGTAATCACATAGAATACGAAAACCAGCTTCTGGGCGTCCTTGAAATAAGCAAG GAAAAAGTGAACAACTGTTATAATCTCATTGCTGAGCTATCAAAGGCCGATAATTGCGACTATTACAACCTTCACAAGCGCAAGTATGAGCAAATTCCTTGCAGCCCAAATGGTGTAATTGATGCTGCTTTTAGCTCCGACGGCTCCAACGATTCTTGGGCCGTGGGGTCGTCGGTTTATTCATCACCAGAGCCTCTGTTCAAGAAGAGCAGATCAGCCAATGAACAGCAATTGAAATTTTCACCGTTCTCTGTGGACATTGTTGGCAGCTCTCCATAA
- the LOC122310689 gene encoding cyclase-like protein 2 yields the protein MAFLPIFLLLCAASKTIPTFSTTAYPSVPGVETSDCSPSNNYDDLIPVRREIYDGGRIIDISHRYTPDMPYWGSRDGLGQFLWLAASMKNGSLANASVMKLPAHGGTHVDSPGHMIDRYFDSGFDVDTLDLEVLNGPALLVDIPRDKNITAEVMKFLNIPRGVRRVLFKTLNTDRRLMFKKEFDTSFVGFTTDGTKWLIENTDIKLVGIDYLSTSAYKHALPSHHLFLESREIILLEGLKLDDVPAGIYNVHCLPLRLLGAEGSPTRCILIK from the exons ATGGCTTTCCTGCCCATCTTCCTCCTACTCTGCGCCGCCTCCAAAACCATCCCCACGTTTTCCACCACCGCCTATCCATCCGTACCTGGTGTTGAAACCTCCGATTGCTCACCGTCCAACAATTATGACGACCTTATCCCGGTTCGTCGAGAAATATATGACGGTGGCCGAATCATCGATATCAGCCATAGGTACACCCCGGACATGCCGTATTGGGGATCAAGGGATGGACTGGGCCAGTTCCTCTGGCTCGCGGCTAGCATGAAGAACGGCTCGCTCGCTAACGCCTCTGTAATGAAGTTGCCCGCTCACGGCGGCACGCACGTCGACTCCCCCGGCCATATGATTGACCGCTACTTCGACTCCGGCTTCGACGTTGACACGCTTGACTTGGAAGTGCTCAACG GTCCGGCGTTATTAGTTGATATTCCAAGGGACAAGAACATTACCG CTGAAGTTATGAAGTTTTTGAATATTCCCAGAGGAGTACGGCGTGTCCTTTTCAAAACATTAAATACTGACCG GCGGCTTATGTTTAAAAAGGAGTTCGACACAAGCTTCGTGGGATTCACAACGGATGGGACAAAATGGTTGATTGAGAACACTGACATAAAACTTGTTG GAATTGATTACTTATCTACTTCTGCCTATAAACATGCACTCCCGTCTCATCATCTCTTTCTGGAAAGCAGG GAAATCATCCTTTTGGAAGGCCTAAAGCTCGATGACGTCCCGGCAGGAATATACAATGTCCATTGCTTACCTCTTAGGTTGCTTGGGGCAGAAGGATCTCCGACAAGATGCATCCTTATCAAATAA